The following proteins are co-located in the Molothrus ater isolate BHLD 08-10-18 breed brown headed cowbird chromosome 29, BPBGC_Mater_1.1, whole genome shotgun sequence genome:
- the SNX27 gene encoding sorting nexin-27 isoform X2, protein MADEEGEARPGARNGAGEGPPGGPRVVRIVKSESGYGFNVRGQVSEGGQLRSINGELYAPLQHVSAVLGGGAADRAGVRKGDRILEVNGVNVEGATHKQVVDLIRAGEKELVLTVLSVPPHEAESLEPPEEPLGPPFYDYSEKQAVPISIPTYKHVEQSGEKFVVYNVYMAGRQLCSKRYREFAILHQNLKREFANFTFPRLPGKWPFSLSEQQLDARRRGLEEYLEKVCSIRVIGESDIMQEFLSESDENYNGVSDVELRVALPDVTTVTVRVKKNSTTDQVYQAVAAKVGMDSVTANYFALFEVINHSFVRKLAPNEFPHKLYVQNYTSAVPGTCLTLRKWLFTTEEEALLNDNDLAVAYFFHQAVDDVKKGYIKAEEKSYQLQKLCEQRKMVMYLNMLRTCEGYNEITFPHCSCDSRRKGHVISAISIRHFKLHACTEEGQLENQVIAFEWEEMQRWDTDEEGMAFCFEYARAEKKPRWVKIFTPYFNYMHECFERVFCELKWRKENLFQLVRSQQRDAAT, encoded by the exons ATGGCGGACGAGGAGGGCGAAGCGCGGCCGGGGGCGCGGAACGGGGCCGGGGAGGGACCCCCGGGCGGGCCCCGCGTCGTTCGCATCGTCAAGTCCGAGTCGGGTTACGGCTTTAACGTCCGCGGGCAAGTGAGCGAAGGCGGGCAGCTGCGCAGCATCAACGGCGAGCTGTACGCGCCGCTGCAGCACGTCAGCGCCGTGCTGGGCGGAGGGGCCGCCGACCGCGCCGGGGTGCGCAAGGGGGACCGCATCCTGGAGGT GAACGGGGTGAACGTGGAGGGAGCCACCCACAAGCAG GTGGTGGATCTGATCCGTGCTGGTGAGAAGGAGCTGGTGCTGACGGTGCTGTCGGTGCCGCCGCACGAGGCCGAGAGCCTGGAGCCGCCCGAGGAGCCGCTGGGGCCGCCCTTCTACGACTACAGCGAGAAGCAGGCGGtgcccatctccatccccacctACAAACACGTGGAGCAGAGCGGGGAGAAGTTCGTG GTGTACAACGTTTACATGGCCgggaggcagctgtgctccAAGCGCTACCGGGAATTCGCCATCCTGCACCAGAACCTGAAGCGGGAATTCGCCAACTTCACCTTCCCGCGCCTGCCCGGCAAGTGGCCGTTCTCCCTGTCCGAGCAGCAGCTGGACGCCCGCAGGAGGGGCCTGGAGGAGTACCTGGAGAAGG TGTGCTCCATCCGGGTCATCGGCGAGAGCGACATCATGCAGGAATTCCTGTCGGAGTCGGACGAG AATTACAACGGCGTCTCCGACGTGGAGCTGCGGGTGGCGCTCCCGGACGTCACCACGGTGACAGTGAGGGTGAAGAAGAACAGCACCACGGACCAGGTGTACCAG GCGGTGGCTGCCAAGGTGGGCATGGACAGCGTCACCGCCAACTACTTCGCCCTCTTCGAGGTCATCAACCACTCCTTCG TGCGGAAGTTGGCTCCCAACGAGTTCCCCCACAAGCTCTACGTGCAGAACTACACCTCGGCCGTGCCGGGGACGTGCCTGACCCTGCGCAAGTGGCTCTTCACCACCGAGGAGGAGGCGCTGCTCAACGACAACGACCTGGCCGTCGCCTACTTCTTCCACCAG gccGTTGATGACGTCAAGAAAGGCTACATCAAAGCCGAGGAGAAATCCTACCAGCTCCAGAAGCTCTGCGAGCAGAGGAAGATGGTCATG TACCTGAACATGCTGCGGACGTGCGAGGGCTACAACGAGATCACCTTCCCTCACTGCTCGTGCGACTCGCGGCGCAAGGGCCACGTCATCTCCGCCATCAGCATCCGCCACTTCAAACTGCACGCCTGCACCGAGGAGGGCCAGCTCGAG AACCAGGTGATCGCCTTCGAGTGGGAGGAGATGCAGCGCTGGGACACGGACGAGGAGGGCATGGCCTTCTGCTTCGAGTACGCGCGCGCCGAGAAGAAACCGCGCTGGGTCAAGATCTTCACCCCCTAC TTCAATTACATGCACGAGTGCTTCGAGCGAGTGTTCTGCGAGCTCAAGTGGAGGAAGGAG aaCCTTTTCCAGCTGGTCAGGTCACAGCAAAGGGATGCAGCCACTTAA
- the SNX27 gene encoding sorting nexin-27 isoform X1, with protein MADEEGEARPGARNGAGEGPPGGPRVVRIVKSESGYGFNVRGQVSEGGQLRSINGELYAPLQHVSAVLGGGAADRAGVRKGDRILEVNGVNVEGATHKQVVDLIRAGEKELVLTVLSVPPHEAESLEPPEEPLGPPFYDYSEKQAVPISIPTYKHVEQSGEKFVVYNVYMAGRQLCSKRYREFAILHQNLKREFANFTFPRLPGKWPFSLSEQQLDARRRGLEEYLEKVCSIRVIGESDIMQEFLSESDENYNGVSDVELRVALPDVTTVTVRVKKNSTTDQVYQAVAAKVGMDSVTANYFALFEVINHSFVRKLAPNEFPHKLYVQNYTSAVPGTCLTLRKWLFTTEEEALLNDNDLAVAYFFHQAVDDVKKGYIKAEEKSYQLQKLCEQRKMVMYLNMLRTCEGYNEITFPHCSCDSRRKGHVISAISIRHFKLHACTEEGQLENQVIAFEWEEMQRWDTDEEGMAFCFEYARAEKKPRWVKIFTPYFNYMHECFERVFCELKWRKENLFQLVRSQQRDAAT; from the exons ATGGCGGACGAGGAGGGCGAAGCGCGGCCGGGGGCGCGGAACGGGGCCGGGGAGGGACCCCCGGGCGGGCCCCGCGTCGTTCGCATCGTCAAGTCCGAGTCGGGTTACGGCTTTAACGTCCGCGGGCAAGTGAGCGAAGGCGGGCAGCTGCGCAGCATCAACGGCGAGCTGTACGCGCCGCTGCAGCACGTCAGCGCCGTGCTGGGCGGAGGGGCCGCCGACCGCGCCGGGGTGCGCAAGGGGGACCGCATCCTGGAGGT GAACGGGGTGAACGTGGAGGGAGCCACGCACAAGCAGGTGGTGGATCTGATCCGTGCTGGTGAGAAGGAGCTGGTGCTGACGGTGCTGTCGGTGCCGCCGCACGAGGCCGAGAGCCTGGAGCCGCCCGAGGAGCCGCTGGGGCCGCCCTTCTACGACTACAGCGAGAAGCAGGCGGtgcccatctccatccccacctACAAACACGTGGAGCAGAGCGGGGAGAAGTTCGTG GTGTACAACGTTTACATGGCCgggaggcagctgtgctccAAGCGCTACCGGGAATTCGCCATCCTGCACCAGAACCTGAAGCGGGAATTCGCCAACTTCACCTTCCCGCGCCTGCCCGGCAAGTGGCCGTTCTCCCTGTCCGAGCAGCAGCTGGACGCCCGCAGGAGGGGCCTGGAGGAGTACCTGGAGAAGG TGTGCTCCATCCGGGTCATCGGCGAGAGCGACATCATGCAGGAATTCCTGTCGGAGTCGGACGAG AATTACAACGGCGTCTCCGACGTGGAGCTGCGGGTGGCGCTCCCGGACGTCACCACGGTGACAGTGAGGGTGAAGAAGAACAGCACCACGGACCAGGTGTACCAG GCGGTGGCTGCCAAGGTGGGCATGGACAGCGTCACCGCCAACTACTTCGCCCTCTTCGAGGTCATCAACCACTCCTTCG TGCGGAAGTTGGCTCCCAACGAGTTCCCCCACAAGCTCTACGTGCAGAACTACACCTCGGCCGTGCCGGGGACGTGCCTGACCCTGCGCAAGTGGCTCTTCACCACCGAGGAGGAGGCGCTGCTCAACGACAACGACCTGGCCGTCGCCTACTTCTTCCACCAG gccGTTGATGACGTCAAGAAAGGCTACATCAAAGCCGAGGAGAAATCCTACCAGCTCCAGAAGCTCTGCGAGCAGAGGAAGATGGTCATG TACCTGAACATGCTGCGGACGTGCGAGGGCTACAACGAGATCACCTTCCCTCACTGCTCGTGCGACTCGCGGCGCAAGGGCCACGTCATCTCCGCCATCAGCATCCGCCACTTCAAACTGCACGCCTGCACCGAGGAGGGCCAGCTCGAG AACCAGGTGATCGCCTTCGAGTGGGAGGAGATGCAGCGCTGGGACACGGACGAGGAGGGCATGGCCTTCTGCTTCGAGTACGCGCGCGCCGAGAAGAAACCGCGCTGGGTCAAGATCTTCACCCCCTAC TTCAATTACATGCACGAGTGCTTCGAGCGAGTGTTCTGCGAGCTCAAGTGGAGGAAGGAG aaCCTTTTCCAGCTGGTCAGGTCACAGCAAAGGGATGCAGCCACTTAA